A portion of the Bombus pascuorum chromosome 8, iyBomPasc1.1, whole genome shotgun sequence genome contains these proteins:
- the LOC132909697 gene encoding BRISC and BRCA1-A complex member 2-like translates to MLNQQCAILTVIDSYIEPLLIHVLSTDKLGVCCKTIEIDSMSSSCGKVQGDRFKLSIPYAKQNLTWNVLFDSQCPEMGPDFIFNDNTFLADMDVDALSAKVPSLAKWNPNDENALLNVLRELLSCYKQHQIQLLQKQARLQLEYNMLMNSEEIKTEDVEVILLPFGSKPTEARFLISLSVDVSQLEIRTCKSESDIAMLLVTFSGTDWSRITPQLYFSKSLEESLSGTGELHLPHFPFDTYLLRYIPKVKKYIAGKVNSVVQSLKRRRDYIAACSFIHHKCLLEYDTINCKYVTFLVCVDDFYACVHIQFPFGFPQEPPLVELRSIYHLIQRTTYSERIKYPYDVSWPPQLMVQQLCQTIYLYLKTFKFNSIKNCSGNQS, encoded by the exons aTGTTAAACCAACAATGTGCGATTTTGACTGTCATTGACTCATATATAGAGCCACTTTTAATTCATGTTTTATCGACTGATAAACTTG GAGTTTGCTGCAAAACAATTGAGATAGATTCTATGTCATCCAGTTGTGGAAAAGTACAAGGAGATcgttttaaattatctatacCTTATgctaaacaaaatttaacttGGAATGTACTGTTTGATTCGCAATGTCCTGAAATGGGACCtgatttcatatttaatgaCAATACATTCCTAGCAGATATGGATGTGGATGCATTATCTGCCAAAGTACCTAGTCTTGCTAAATGGAATCCTAATGATGAAAACGCATTATTGAATGTTCTTAGAGAACTTTTATCATGCTACAAACAACATCAG ATACAATTACTTCAGAAGCAAGCTAGATTAcaattagaatataatatgCTAATGAATTCAGAAGAAATCAAAACAGAAGATGTTGAAGTAATATTGTTGCCATTCGGTTCTAAACCAACAGAAGCTagatttttaataagtttATCAGTGGATGTTTCACAGTTAGAAATTCGTACTTGTAAATCAGAAAGTGACATTGCAATGCTTCTTGTAACATTTTCTGGAACAGATTGGAGTCGTATTACTCCacaactttatttttcaaaatctttaGAAGAGTCTCTTAGTGGAACAGGTGAATTACATTTACCACATTTTCCATTTGACACATACCTACTACGATATATaccaaaagtaaaaaaatatattgcagGAAAG gTAAACTCAGTTGTCCAAAGcttaaagagaagaagagattATATAGCAGCATGTTCATTTATCCACCATAAATGTCTTTTAGAATATGATACTATAAACTGTAAATATGTGACATTTTTAGTATGTGTAGATGACTTTTATGCATGTGTGCACATTCAATTTCCATTTGGATTTCCTCAAGAACCACCTCTAGTTGAATTACGTTCAATATATCATTTGATTCAACGTACTACCTACagtgaaagaataaaatatcctTATGATGTTTCGTGGCCGCCACAGCTTATGGTACAACAGTTGTGTCAAACcatttacttatatttaaaaacatttaaattcaattctaTCAAAAATTGTTCAGGAAATCAAAGTTAG
- the LOC132909700 gene encoding NAD(P)H-hydrate epimerase, with protein MISYIKGYIKPFLSNNKFIFGRASYTSMLKYLNQTESINVDKDLFEKYKFSVDQLMELAGQSCAIAIARTYPSLKNSKQKILICCGPGNNGGDGLVCARHLKQFGYLPEIYYPKRTNNTLYENLLHQCIENDIPLLKDDVEHIASKQLHQFGLIVDAIFGFSFKPPIRDTFIPIIHLLENTTVPICSIDIPSGWNVEDGPPTEGGIKPEMLVSLTAPKLCAKKFKGKYHYLGGRFVPKKLDKAYSLNLPEYPGTDLILLLN; from the coding sequence atgatatcATATATTAAAGGTTATATAAAACCTTTCTTgtctaacaataaatttatttttggaagAGCATCATATACCAGTAtgctgaaatatttaaatcaaacGGAAAGCATCAATGTAGATAAAGatttatttgagaaatataAGTTTAGCGTTGATCAATTAATGGAACTTGCTGGCCAAAGCTGTGCTATTGCCATTGCTCGTACTTATCCATcgcttaaaaattctaaacaaaaaattttgatttgttGTGGCCCAGGAAACAATGGTGGTGATGGACTTGTTTGCGCTAgacatttaaaacaatttggaTATTTGCCTGAAATTTATTATCCTAAAAGGACAAACAATACACTGTATGAAAATTTACTGCATCAGTGCATTGAAAATGATATTCCCTTATTAAAGGATGATGTAGAACACATTGCTTCAAAGCAACTGCATCAATTTGGTCTTATAGTGGATGCAATATTTGGATTTAGTTTTAAGCCACCTATAAGGGATACATTTATTCCTATTATTCACCTGTTAGAAAATACGACTGTTCCAATTTGTAGTATTGATATACCATCAGGTTGGAATGTTGAAGATGGACCACCTACAGAAGGCGGAATAAAACCAGAAATGCTTGTATCACTAACAGCACCAAAATTATGTGCTAAAAAGTTTAAAGGGAAGTATCATTATTTAGGTGGTCGATTTGTACCTAAAAAGTTGGATAAAGCATATAGCCTTAATCTACCTGAATATCCAGGAACTGATTTAAttcttttgttaaattaa
- the LOC132909694 gene encoding protein LTV1 homolog isoform X4, with translation MPKGKTKKFIDKKNSVTFHLVHRSQRDPLIADETAPERVLVPVGYTQTSNLEKKKIDDDNKRKEEQRKYGIYFDDDYDYLKHLRDVNSLTAEWERVDCTTSKSNDQTNMPKISLPSSVFASNVEEKIGLLNKAAPVSGLQLDLDPDIVAAMDDDFDYDDPENQLDDNFVELANAINSDNEILQEESDQVSDVSSEGHLELSDEEQDEVRSLNRSQYSFKEEETKSRFTEYSMSSSVIRRNEQLTLLDDKFEKMYIAYDEDEIGALDCDDIQGHIAPNSDLVLQCAAEFEKQQNEDTDNVTQLMKDRMKFLEKEYSSSEDENHLEELVVNTREKDKWDCESIISTYSNIYNHPKLISEPKYPQKIKVNPKTGIPKNVLDGHLGKLTAKTLAQFDQQNESCKPKYPRSIAETMKSTLSTLSIRSKNETTEERKRRKSALKEYRKERRIERKANSEAFKEEKKRQEKILLNNRQNIQGNRIL, from the exons cCGAAgggaaaaacaaagaaattcattgataagaaaaattcagTAACATTTCATTTAGTTCATCGATCACAAAGAGATCCATTAATCGCCGATGAAACAGCACCAGAACGCGTGCTTGTACCTGTTGGATATACACAAACTTCTAACctcgagaaaaaaaagatagatgATGACAATAAGCGTAAAGAGGAACAGCGAAAATATGGGATATATTTTGATGATGATTATGATTATTTGAAACATCTTAGAGATGTTAATTCTTTGACAGCTGAATGGGAACGTGTAGATTGTACAACTTCAAAATCAAATGATCAGACAAATATGCCAAAAATTAGTTTACCATCATCTGTATTTGCTTCAAATGTGGAAGAAAAGATTGGTCTTTTAAATAAAGCAGCTCCAGTTTCAGGGTTGCAACTAGACTTAGATCCAGATATAGTTGCTGCTATGGATGATGATTTCGACTATGATGATCCAGAAAATCAATTGGatgataattttgtagaattagCTAATGCAATCAATagtgataatgaaattttacaagaagAAAGTG ATCAAGTATCTGATGTTTCATCTGAGGGACATTTGGAATTATCCGACGAAGAACAGGATGAAGTGCGTAGTTTAAATAGATCTCAATACAGCTttaaggaagaagaaacaaaatccCGTTTTACGGAATATTCAATGAGCAGTAGCGtaataagaagaaacgagCAACTTACTCTTCTTgatgataaatttgaaaaa ATGTATATAGCATACGATGAAGACGAAATTGGCGCTTTAGATTGTGATGATATTCAAGGACATATTGCACCAAACTCAGATTTAGTTCTTCAGTGTGCAGCAGAATTTGAAAAACAGCAAAACGAAGAT acAGATAATGTTACACAATTGATGAAagatagaatgaaatttttggaaaagGAGTATTCTAGCTCCGAGGATGAAAATCATTTAGAAGAACTTGTAGTTAAtacaagagaaaaagataaatggGATTGTGAAAGTATTATTAGTACATACAGTAATATTTACAATCATCCAAAGTTAATTTCTGAACCCAAG TATCCACAAAAGATCAAAGTCAATCCTAAAACAGGTATACCAAAAAATGTTTTAGACGGACATCTTGGAAAATTGACTGCTAAGACATTGGCTCAATTTGATCAGCAAAATGAAAGTTGTAAACCAAAATATCCTCGGTCTATTGCAGAAACTATGAAATCTACCTTAAGTACATTAAGTATAAGATCTAAAAATGAAACTacggaagaaagaaaacgaagaaaaagtgcacttaaagaatatagaaaa GAAAGGCGAATAGAACGGAAGGCAAATAGCGAAGCATTtaaggaggaaaagaaacgccaagaaaaaatattattaaataacagGCAAAATATTCAAGGAAATAGAATactttaa